The DNA window TTCTCAAACCCTTTCAATTTCGAATTGTTTCTGAGAATTTGATTATTcaattttgtatgtttattttttGATTCAGGGATCAATTGACAAAGGATGATATCAAGGTTTATGGAGCTGTTTCTGAGAAGCCAAGTGGGTCTTTTTCCAATGCTGCTACTTGGTATGATGCTGTTTCTTCAAGCCTTGCTGCTAGGTATGGATTTTTCAATTTTTGTTAATCAATTGTTGGTTTTGGAGATGGAATatgagtttgattttgaattgTTTGATTATTGTTAGCTGATAATGTTTGTTTTTTTAATCTCGATTTTGTGTGAATAGTTTCCCTGGAAAAGCTCAAGGTGTGAAGTTTGCAGCAAGTGGTGCTGCTCCAGCTGCTGAAGC is part of the Vicia villosa cultivar HV-30 ecotype Madison, WI linkage group LG2, Vvil1.0, whole genome shotgun sequence genome and encodes:
- the LOC131648193 gene encoding elongation factor 1-beta 2-like isoform X2 — encoded protein: MAVTFSYLHTEEGLKSLNDFLSGKTYISGDQLTKDDIKVYGAVSEKPSGSFSNAATWYDAVSSSLAASFPGKAQGVKFAASGAAPAAEAPAKALKNVSHMLFLVCV